The DNA region CTCGACCCCGACATCGTCTCCACGGCCTGCCCGTTCTGCCTCGTCATGCTGACGGACTCCGTCAACGGCAAGAAGAACGAGGAGAAGGCCAAGGAGGACCTGCGCGTCGTGGACGTCGCCCAGCTCCTCCTCGACTCCGTACGTACGCCGCGGGACGACGGCCCGTCGGACGAGCCGGAGACGGAGGCGAGCCCGGAGCCGGAGCCCGCGAAGTAGCCGCGGCGGTGCCCGGAACGTACGGGCACAAGTGAACGGGCGGGGTCCGCTGTCCTCTGTGGACGGCGGGCCCCGCCCGTGCTGCTGCTCGATTTACGGTTGACCGTCTGGCCGGTTGCCGACGTATTGCGCCCCGATTACGCACGTATGGCGCCCGTTTGCGGCAACCTCCGTTCGGAATCGGTCACTTAGCGTTCTTCACACGTCAATCCCCTTCGGGGGATACCCAACCGGCACCCGGCGCCTTAGCCTCGCTGACCAGCGGCAGCAGAAGCGCGCGAACAGAGAGGGAGGCGAACACGCTTGCTGGACGGCGGCGGCATGGTGGCGGAGACCCGTCCGGTGTCCCCGGCCACTCCCGTCTCCCCGCCCGCGGCGAGAAGTGACGCGCCGCCCGGCCCCGGCACCCGCCCAGGCCGTACGACGGTCAGGGAAGCCAGGCGCTTAGGCCGCTGCGAACACCGCAGATCGCCGAACGACGTGCGGGGCAACAGCGACCGGGCCCGCACGCCGCGCAGGCAGGGGGAAGACCCGGTCCTTACGCCGACCACCGTCGAGGAGATGGGCGCATGCTGACCAACGAGCGCCTGTGCCGGCTGCATTTCACCTCGCGCGATCTCCCGCGCATCCGTATCGAGGTCGAGGAGTGCGCGGCCTCTGCCGGGCTCGCCGAACCGCGCAGAGGTGAATTCGTGGTGGCCGTCGACGCCGTGGCGACGAACGCCGTAGAACACGCGGGAGGCACCGGCCGGTTGGTGATGCGTCACCTCGCGGGCGAACTGGAGTGCCGCGTCGAGGACTCCGGCCCCGGCTTCTCGGAGGACGTCATTCCGGAGCTGGCCCCCGGGGTCGCGGGAGCAACCGCGGGACGCGGTCTGTGGCTCGCCCGGCTGGTCACCGACAGGCTGAGCGTCGAACCCGCCGGACCGGAGTCCGGGGCAGTGGTGACCCTCGCGGTCAGGCTCCCGGGCGGCTGACTCTTCACCCTCTTCACCGGGACCGACCGACCGCCGGAACCGCTCGCCGGAACCGCTCGCCGGGCGGCGATCGGGCGCGGACGGACGGCAGTCGGGCTGCGCCCGGGCTGGCGCTGAGCGCCCGCGGGTCTCAACTGAGCGGCTCTGTACGGGAGTTGCCGCGTGCGGGGCGCTGCGAAGGGGATGCCGCCACCTCACCGAAATTGGTACGTACCAAATACCCGGACATCGGAACCGCCCATCTCCCAGGGATGTCTTCCACTCCCAGTCCAGGGTCCTGACCCTCGCCCCTTGAGCCGCGCCCCGACCAGGCACCGGCTCGCCCCCACAAGGGGCAGGACCTCCTTGGTCGCATCTCTAGGGAGGATTCGTGCGCAAGCGCACACTCACCACGGGCACCGCCCTCGCGGTCGCCCTCGGCACCGCCGTGGCCGGTGCCCTCGCTCTCGACGCCGGCGCCGCCGAGCCGTCGCACACGGGCGCCGCCGCTCACAAGCCGGACCGTGTGGCGGACGGGAAGCGGAAGGTGAAGGAGGACTTCAACGGCGACGGCTTCCAGGACCTCGCGGTCGGCGCCCCCGAGAACGCGGAGTCCACCGGCTACATCACCGTCGTCTACGGCTCCGAGAAGGGCCTCGACCCGTCCACCCGTACCGTCGTCGACCAGAACACCCCCGGCGTCCCCGGCGACGCCACGGACGGCGACCTCTTCGGCGGCGCTCTGGCCGCCGCCGACCTCGACGGCGACGGCCTCACCGACCTCGCGGTCGCCGCGGAGGGCGACGAACGGCAGTCACCGGCCGGGTCCGGCAGCGTGACCCTGCTCTGGGGCGCGAAGGACGGGCTGAGCGGCAAGGACGCGACCCTCCTCGACCCGGGCACGAAGGAGACCTACGGCCTCGGCAGGAATCTGACCGCGGGGGACTTCGACGGCGACGGCAAGCAGGACCTGGCCATGCAGCGCGACGACTACGGCGTGCTGAGCGGCCCGTTCACCCGTGACGGCAAGTTCGCGGACGAGCAGCGGCTGAAGCTGACCGCCGACGGCGCGGACGTCATGGCACTGGTCCCGGGCGACATCACCGGCGACGGTGCCGACGACCTCGTCGTGATGCGGGCCTTCGAAGAGGCGTCGCGCGAGGCGCTGTTCTTCAAGGGAGGCGAGGACGGCCTGAAGCCCGGTTCCGGGCTGAAGGGGCAGGAGGGCGCCACCGGCACGATCGGCGACTTCGACGGCGACGGCTACGGCGACCTCGCCTACCGCGACGTACCGGAGGGCATCATCGAGAACCTGCCCTTCGACTCCGGCACCGTGCGGATCGTCTACGGCAGCAAGAGCGGCCCGAGCAAGCGGAACGCGACCTTCACACAGGCCACTTCGGGGGTGCCGGGCGCGAACGAGAAGAACGACCAGTTCGGCGGCACCCTCTCGGCCGGAGACGTCGACGGGGACGGTTACGACGACCTCGCGGCCGGAGTCCCGTTCGAGGCGATCGGCAGCAAGAAGGAAGCCGGTTCGTTCGTGGTGCTCGACGGCAGCGCCAAGGGCCTCACCGGCAAGGGCGCACAGGCGATGAGCCAGGACTTCGAGGGCGTACCGGGAGACGCCGCGGCAGGCGAACTCCTCGGCGCGGCAGTCCGGTTGAACGACCACGACAAGGACGGCAAGGCCGAGCTGTCCGTCGCAGCCCCGGGCGAGGGCAAGGGGAACGGTGCCGTGTGGTCCTTCCCCGGCGGCGCGGACGGCGTCGAGACCGACGGCGCACGCACCTTCGCGCCCGGCGACGTAGGAGCACCGGCGAAGGGCGCCCGCTTCGGCAAGACCTTCGGCAATGCGGCGGGAGCGCCGCTGTGGGGGGTCGACGACTGAGGCTGCGGCGGGCGCAGGCAAGGGCACCGTGCCGCGGACGGGGCCGAGGCGCGGTGCGGGGTGCCGAGTGCCGGGGCGGGTGACGGTACCGGTGCCGGTGCCGCGTGGACGGTGCCGAGTGCCGGTGCCGGTCTCGGTGCCGCGTTGACGGTGGCCGTAAGGGCCGGGGGCCGTATGGCCGGGGCCGGTGCCCGGCGGTGGCGCCGTCGCCGGTGCCCTAGGGGCGAGCCCTACGGGTTGTACCGGATCGGCCACAAAGCCCGGTCCAATCCCCCGGGCCCGGCCTCGGCGCCTCGCGGACAAGGTACGTTCGAAGGCGTGGCTGGTTTCAGGATCGGACGCGGCCGGGGCTCCCGGGGCGCGCAGCAG from Streptomyces marispadix includes:
- a CDS encoding ATP-binding protein; translated protein: MLTNERLCRLHFTSRDLPRIRIEVEECAASAGLAEPRRGEFVVAVDAVATNAVEHAGGTGRLVMRHLAGELECRVEDSGPGFSEDVIPELAPGVAGATAGRGLWLARLVTDRLSVEPAGPESGAVVTLAVRLPGG
- a CDS encoding FG-GAP-like repeat-containing protein → MRKRTLTTGTALAVALGTAVAGALALDAGAAEPSHTGAAAHKPDRVADGKRKVKEDFNGDGFQDLAVGAPENAESTGYITVVYGSEKGLDPSTRTVVDQNTPGVPGDATDGDLFGGALAAADLDGDGLTDLAVAAEGDERQSPAGSGSVTLLWGAKDGLSGKDATLLDPGTKETYGLGRNLTAGDFDGDGKQDLAMQRDDYGVLSGPFTRDGKFADEQRLKLTADGADVMALVPGDITGDGADDLVVMRAFEEASREALFFKGGEDGLKPGSGLKGQEGATGTIGDFDGDGYGDLAYRDVPEGIIENLPFDSGTVRIVYGSKSGPSKRNATFTQATSGVPGANEKNDQFGGTLSAGDVDGDGYDDLAAGVPFEAIGSKKEAGSFVVLDGSAKGLTGKGAQAMSQDFEGVPGDAAAGELLGAAVRLNDHDKDGKAELSVAAPGEGKGNGAVWSFPGGADGVETDGARTFAPGDVGAPAKGARFGKTFGNAAGAPLWGVDD